The following coding sequences lie in one Planctomycetia bacterium genomic window:
- a CDS encoding paraslipin, whose product MMLPVAITAAVVLLLVVVLGVRIVPQQTAHIVERLGRFNGVLGPGLNVIIPFIDKIAYRHTLKEVALDIPEQVCVTKDNVQVAVDGVVFLQVIDPKLASYGITNYGFAVSQLAQTTMRSEIGKIVLDKCFEERSNINAAVVTAIDEAASGWGVKVLRYEIKNITPPDTVLVAMEKQMQAEREKRATILQSEGEKTSAVNVAEGQKQKVVLESEAQRQQQINKAEGEAAAIIAVADATAQGIRRVADAIRSEGGLEAVQLRVAERLVEQYGKLAKETNTMILPANFADIGSLITAAMGVVKRSDGPRA is encoded by the coding sequence ATGATGCTCCCCGTCGCCATCACAGCCGCCGTCGTCCTCCTGCTGGTCGTGGTCCTCGGCGTGCGGATCGTGCCCCAGCAGACCGCCCACATCGTCGAGCGGCTCGGTCGCTTCAACGGCGTGCTCGGGCCGGGCCTCAACGTCATCATCCCGTTCATCGACAAGATCGCCTACCGGCACACGCTCAAGGAGGTGGCCCTCGACATCCCCGAACAGGTGTGCGTCACCAAGGACAACGTCCAGGTGGCCGTCGACGGCGTGGTCTTCCTCCAGGTGATCGATCCCAAGCTCGCCTCCTACGGGATCACCAACTACGGCTTCGCCGTCTCGCAGCTGGCCCAGACCACGATGCGGTCGGAGATCGGCAAGATCGTCCTCGACAAGTGCTTCGAGGAGCGCAGCAACATCAACGCCGCCGTGGTGACCGCGATCGACGAGGCGGCCTCCGGCTGGGGCGTCAAAGTGCTGCGGTACGAGATCAAGAACATCACGCCCCCCGACACCGTGCTCGTGGCGATGGAGAAGCAGATGCAGGCCGAACGCGAGAAGCGGGCCACGATCCTCCAGTCCGAGGGGGAGAAGACGTCGGCCGTGAACGTCGCCGAGGGGCAGAAGCAGAAGGTCGTGCTCGAGTCGGAGGCGCAGCGGCAGCAGCAGATCAACAAGGCCGAGGGTGAGGCGGCCGCGATCATCGCCGTCGCCGACGCCACCGCCCAGGGGATCCGCCGCGTCGCCGACGCGATCCGCTCCGAAGGGGGACTGGAGGCGGTGCAGCTGCGGGTCGCCGAGCGGCTCGTCGAGCAATATGGAAAGCTCGCCAAGGAAACGAATACGATGATTCTGCCGGCCAACTTCGCCGACATCGGCAGCCTGATCACGGCGGCGATGGGAGTGGTGAAGCGCAGCGACGGCCCCCGGGCCTGA
- the hemN gene encoding coproporphyrinogen III oxidase — protein MTAATEPGSYFVANYPPFSRWNAAAVPEVLAAFDAPPTTAALGLYLHVPFCRKRCKFCYFRVYTDVAAADVDRYSQALAAEAALVAARPAVAGRPFRYVYFGGGTPSFLSVKQLERLVEGLHASVGWDAAEEVTFECEPGTLSEPKVKALRALGMTRISLGVENFSDEVLESNGRAHLSAEILRAWDWIQAAGFPSTNVDLIAGMVGETFASWQRTVERTLALGADSVTIYQMELPFNTVFVRDARDGGDGVPVADWPTKRAWVDWAFDRFLAAGYAISSGYTLVRDPARVQFRYRDMLWEGSDLVALGVASFGHLSGFHYQNATHWDEYLGAVEAGRLPVARGLEPTRRELLIRETVLGLKRGRLDVARLREKFGVDPLEEWAEEWRGLVASGDVERLVPEPVLTRQGLLRVDELLPRFFDR, from the coding sequence ATGACCGCCGCCACCGAGCCGGGCAGTTACTTCGTCGCCAACTATCCGCCGTTCTCGCGCTGGAACGCCGCCGCCGTGCCGGAGGTGCTCGCCGCCTTCGACGCGCCCCCCACGACCGCCGCGCTCGGCCTCTACCTGCATGTCCCGTTCTGCCGCAAGCGGTGCAAGTTCTGCTACTTCCGCGTCTACACCGACGTGGCGGCGGCCGACGTCGACCGCTACTCGCAGGCCCTCGCCGCGGAGGCGGCCCTCGTCGCCGCCCGGCCGGCCGTGGCGGGCAGGCCGTTCCGCTACGTCTACTTCGGGGGCGGCACGCCGTCGTTCCTCTCCGTCAAGCAGCTCGAGCGACTGGTCGAAGGGCTGCATGCCAGCGTCGGCTGGGACGCGGCCGAGGAGGTGACGTTCGAGTGCGAGCCGGGGACGCTCTCCGAGCCCAAGGTGAAGGCGCTGCGAGCGCTGGGGATGACGCGGATCTCGCTGGGTGTGGAGAACTTCTCCGACGAGGTGCTCGAGTCCAACGGCCGGGCGCACCTGTCGGCGGAGATCCTCCGCGCCTGGGACTGGATCCAGGCCGCGGGCTTCCCGAGCACGAACGTCGACCTGATCGCGGGCATGGTCGGGGAGACGTTCGCGTCGTGGCAGCGGACGGTCGAGCGGACGCTCGCCCTCGGTGCCGACAGCGTGACGATCTACCAGATGGAACTCCCCTTCAATACGGTCTTCGTGCGCGACGCCCGCGACGGCGGCGACGGTGTCCCCGTTGCCGACTGGCCCACGAAGCGGGCCTGGGTCGACTGGGCCTTCGACCGCTTTCTTGCCGCCGGCTACGCGATCTCCAGCGGCTATACGCTGGTCCGCGATCCGGCGCGGGTCCAGTTTCGCTATCGCGACATGCTCTGGGAGGGGAGCGACCTGGTGGCGCTCGGCGTCGCCAGCTTCGGGCACCTCTCCGGCTTCCATTACCAGAACGCGACCCACTGGGACGAGTACCTGGGGGCGGTCGAGGCGGGCCGGCTGCCCGTGGCCCGCGGGCTCGAGCCCACACGCCGCGAACTGCTCATCCGCGAGACGGTGCTCGGCCTGAAACGCGGCCGTCTCGACGTGGCGCGGCTGCGCGAGAAGTTCGGCGTCGACCCGCTGGAGGAGTGGGCGGAGGAGTGGCGCGGGCTGGTGGCGTCGGGCGACGTGGAACGGCTCGTGCCAGAACCGGTGCTCACCCGCCAGGGCCTGCTCCGCGTGGACGAACTCCTGCCCCGGTTTTTCGACCGCTGA
- a CDS encoding twitching motility protein PilT codes for MAGGFPVRLLLDTSAVLHLAAGSLPPQATDVLRAGTPATISPVTPWELAIKVKGGKLTLPLPPLEYVISLTNRYRLAFSPASLDAPLLCAAADLPLIHRDPFDRILVATAIREQFAIVTPDRTIGSYPGVTTVW; via the coding sequence GTGGCCGGCGGATTTCCGGTGAGGCTGCTCCTCGACACGAGCGCCGTACTCCACCTCGCGGCGGGCTCGTTGCCACCGCAAGCCACCGACGTGCTCCGCGCCGGTACGCCCGCCACGATTTCTCCGGTCACACCCTGGGAACTCGCCATCAAGGTCAAAGGCGGCAAACTGACGCTGCCCCTGCCGCCACTCGAGTATGTGATCAGCCTGACGAACCGCTATCGACTCGCCTTTTCCCCGGCCAGTCTCGATGCCCCCCTGCTGTGCGCTGCCGCCGATCTGCCCTTGATCCACCGCGATCCGTTCGATCGGATTCTGGTGGCCACCGCCATCCGCGAACAGTTCGCGATCGTCACGCCCGACCGCACGATCGGCTCCTATCCCGGCGTCACGACGGTCTGGTGA
- a CDS encoding hopanoid biosynthesis associated radical SAM protein HpnH: MSVPVGQMMAVLRHVAVQRLRGNARYPLVLMLEPLFRCNLACGGCGKIQHPTEILRSHLTPEQCFAAVDECGAPIVSIPGGEPLLHPQVEQIVAGIVARKKYLYLCTNALKLEEMLPHFSPSPYLAFSVHLDGPREEHDHAVCRAGVYDAAVAAIRAARRAGFRVTTNSTLFTDADPDRYRAFFDEVMALGVEGMMISPGYSYSKAPDQDHFLPRQRSQSLFRRMLAGAPRRWKFNQSPVFLEFLKGAWDLECRPWGTPTYNLFGWQRPCYLLDEGYARSFRELMEETDWDRYGRASGNPKCRDCMVHCGYEPAAVEATFGSLAGLLATARLVLFGPPRATPDDLRPLPAPPPRLQPNGLPALPVLDQVA, translated from the coding sequence ATGAGCGTGCCCGTCGGCCAGATGATGGCGGTGCTCCGGCACGTGGCCGTGCAGCGGCTGCGCGGCAACGCCCGCTATCCGCTCGTGCTCATGCTCGAGCCGCTGTTTCGCTGCAATCTCGCCTGCGGCGGCTGCGGCAAGATCCAGCATCCCACGGAAATCCTCCGCTCGCACCTGACCCCTGAGCAGTGCTTCGCGGCCGTGGACGAGTGCGGGGCGCCGATCGTCTCGATCCCCGGCGGCGAGCCGCTGCTCCATCCGCAGGTCGAGCAGATCGTCGCCGGCATCGTTGCCCGGAAGAAGTATCTCTACCTGTGCACCAACGCCCTCAAGCTCGAGGAGATGCTGCCGCACTTCTCCCCGTCGCCGTACCTCGCCTTCTCCGTGCACCTCGATGGGCCGCGGGAGGAGCACGATCATGCCGTCTGCCGGGCGGGCGTGTACGACGCCGCGGTCGCCGCGATCAGGGCCGCCCGGCGGGCCGGCTTCCGCGTGACGACGAACTCGACGCTGTTCACCGACGCCGACCCGGACCGCTACCGGGCGTTCTTCGACGAGGTGATGGCGCTCGGCGTCGAGGGGATGATGATTTCTCCCGGCTATTCGTATTCGAAGGCGCCGGACCAGGATCACTTCCTGCCCCGGCAGCGGAGCCAGTCGCTCTTCCGGCGCATGCTCGCCGGCGCCCCGCGGCGCTGGAAGTTCAACCAGTCGCCCGTGTTTCTCGAGTTCCTCAAGGGGGCCTGGGACCTGGAGTGCCGGCCGTGGGGCACGCCCACCTACAACCTCTTCGGCTGGCAGCGGCCCTGCTACCTGCTCGACGAGGGCTATGCGCGGTCCTTCCGCGAGCTGATGGAGGAGACCGACTGGGACCGCTATGGTCGGGCGAGCGGGAATCCCAAGTGCCGCGACTGCATGGTGCACTGCGGCTACGAGCCGGCGGCGGTCGAGGCGACGTTCGGGTCGCTGGCCGGCCTCCTGGCCACGGCCCGGCTCGTCCTCTTCGGCCCGCCGCGGGCGACGCCCGACGACCTCCGCCCCCTGCCCGCCCCGCCGCCGCGGCTCCAGCCCAACGGCCTGCCGGCGCTGCCCGTGCTCGACCAGGTGGCCTGA
- a CDS encoding cysteine desufuration protein SufE — MSVSEKVAEIVGEFADLDGREKLELLVDYANGLPPLPAAYEARKAVEDRRVHECQTPVFLWTECESGKARLVAEVAPEAPTVKGFVAILAAAVNGRPVEEVAAIPDDLLDRIGLAPVLGILRARGLQAITVRIKRGLIAAAAAG, encoded by the coding sequence ATGAGCGTCAGCGAAAAGGTCGCGGAGATCGTCGGCGAATTCGCCGACCTCGACGGCCGTGAGAAACTCGAGCTGCTCGTCGACTACGCCAATGGGCTGCCGCCGCTGCCCGCCGCCTACGAGGCGCGGAAGGCCGTCGAGGACCGGCGCGTGCACGAGTGCCAGACGCCGGTCTTCCTCTGGACGGAGTGCGAATCTGGAAAGGCCCGGCTCGTGGCCGAGGTCGCCCCGGAGGCACCGACCGTCAAGGGGTTCGTCGCGATCCTCGCGGCCGCCGTCAACGGCCGGCCCGTCGAGGAGGTAGCCGCGATCCCGGACGACCTGCTCGACCGGATCGGCCTCGCCCCGGTGCTCGGCATCCTCCGCGCCCGCGGCCTGCAGGCGATCACGGTGCGGATCAAGCGTGGTCTGATCGCCGCTGCGGCCGCCGGCTGA
- a CDS encoding glucokinase gives MSPTEQVVAGIDLGGTAINYTFLDERGQFLIESLCEHPARSVEGPAVCLDQIVAGLRLAADRARLPMEKLVAVGLDTPGPASGAGVLSRRGSTNFVHPDWAGFDIRAGLERRLGLPVTYLNDGNAAALWGHVSIFGSENDATSVAAIIGTGLGGGVITGGRVVTGRNGFGGELGHVLLPWTAIPGLEGLAPTCNCGRTGDLESLCSLTAIRRTLLPHFLSRRPDHPLAEEADPAVAAKQVRGLAERGDELCRDIFRVQARALGLFFDEMINVFDPDALIVGGGAVETDEAFRQWFLGEIRAGMPAQREEQAELPIHVMPAGDTAGARGAALDAARLVRER, from the coding sequence GTGTCACCCACCGAACAAGTCGTCGCCGGCATCGACCTCGGCGGCACCGCGATCAATTACACGTTCCTCGACGAGCGCGGCCAGTTCCTCATCGAATCGCTCTGCGAGCATCCCGCCCGCAGTGTCGAGGGGCCCGCTGTCTGCCTCGACCAGATCGTCGCCGGGCTGCGGCTCGCGGCCGACCGGGCGAGACTGCCCATGGAAAAGCTCGTGGCCGTGGGCCTCGACACGCCGGGGCCGGCGAGCGGCGCCGGTGTCCTGAGCCGGCGCGGCTCGACCAACTTCGTCCATCCCGACTGGGCCGGCTTCGACATCCGCGCCGGCCTGGAGCGGCGGCTCGGCCTGCCCGTCACCTATCTCAACGACGGCAATGCCGCCGCGCTCTGGGGACACGTCTCGATCTTCGGGTCGGAGAACGATGCCACGAGCGTCGCGGCGATCATCGGCACCGGCCTCGGCGGCGGCGTGATCACGGGGGGCCGCGTGGTGACCGGCCGCAACGGTTTTGGCGGTGAACTCGGCCACGTGCTCCTGCCGTGGACCGCCATCCCGGGCCTCGAGGGACTCGCGCCGACGTGCAACTGCGGCCGGACGGGGGATCTCGAATCCCTCTGCTCGCTGACGGCGATCCGGCGCACGCTCCTGCCCCACTTCCTCTCCCGCCGCCCCGATCACCCGCTCGCGGAGGAGGCCGATCCGGCCGTGGCAGCGAAGCAGGTCCGCGGCCTCGCGGAGCGCGGCGACGAACTGTGTCGGGATATTTTTCGGGTCCAGGCCCGGGCGCTCGGCCTGTTCTTCGACGAGATGATCAACGTCTTCGATCCCGACGCGCTGATCGTGGGGGGCGGGGCGGTGGAGACCGACGAGGCGTTCCGGCAGTGGTTCCTCGGCGAGATTCGTGCCGGCATGCCGGCGCAGCGGGAGGAGCAGGCCGAACTGCCGATCCACGTCATGCCGGCCGGCGACACGGCCGGCGCCCGCGGCGCCGCCCTCGACGCCGCGCGGCTCGTCCGCGAGCGCTGA
- the queF gene encoding NADPH-dependent 7-cyano-7-deazaguanine reductase, translated as MSTFTSPSREQLETFANQFPGRDYTIEIICPEFTSVCPKTGQPDFGTLTFRYVPDRLCVELKSLKVYLQSFRNEGIFYENVSNRIFDDLVAVLQPRRMTLLAEFTPRGGIRSRIAVSHPAADHLGPV; from the coding sequence ATGAGCACCTTCACATCTCCGTCCCGCGAGCAGTTGGAGACCTTTGCCAACCAGTTTCCCGGGCGCGACTACACGATCGAGATCATCTGCCCCGAGTTCACCTCCGTCTGCCCGAAGACAGGGCAGCCGGACTTCGGCACGCTGACGTTCCGCTACGTCCCGGACCGGCTGTGCGTGGAACTCAAGAGCCTCAAAGTCTACCTGCAGTCGTTCCGCAACGAAGGGATCTTCTACGAGAACGTCAGCAACCGGATTTTCGACGACCTCGTCGCGGTGCTCCAGCCGCGCCGGATGACGCTCCTCGCCGAGTTCACGCCGCGGGGCGGCATCCGTTCCCGGATCGCGGTCTCCCACCCTGCTGCCGACCACCTCGGCCCCGTCTGA
- the queC gene encoding 7-cyano-7-deazaguanine synthase: MALLSGGLDSATAARWAQAQGFRLTALTIDYGQRHRAELDAARQVAAALGIAPHVMLKIDLAAFGGSALTDAAIAVPHGRSAADIAHGIPATYVPARNTVFLSLALALAEARRAEAIVIGINAVDYSGYPDCRPEYLEAFARMAALGTKAGVEGRPVEFLAPLAGLSKEAIVRMGLALGLDPGLTTSCYEPGADGRPCGTCDACLLRAAGFAAAGVTDPRSAPDRWR, encoded by the coding sequence GTGGCCCTCCTCTCCGGCGGCCTTGATTCGGCCACCGCGGCCCGCTGGGCACAGGCGCAGGGTTTCCGGCTGACCGCCCTGACCATCGACTACGGCCAGCGGCACCGGGCGGAACTCGATGCCGCCCGGCAGGTGGCGGCGGCCCTCGGCATCGCCCCGCACGTCATGCTGAAGATCGACCTCGCCGCGTTCGGCGGAAGCGCGCTGACCGACGCGGCGATCGCCGTGCCGCACGGCCGCTCCGCGGCCGACATCGCCCACGGCATCCCGGCCACCTACGTCCCCGCCCGCAACACCGTCTTCCTGTCGCTCGCCCTGGCGCTGGCCGAAGCCCGCAGGGCGGAGGCGATCGTGATCGGCATCAACGCCGTGGATTACAGCGGCTACCCCGACTGCCGGCCGGAATACCTGGAGGCCTTCGCCCGCATGGCGGCGCTCGGCACGAAGGCCGGTGTCGAGGGACGGCCGGTCGAGTTCCTCGCGCCGCTCGCCGGACTCTCCAAGGAGGCGATCGTCCGCATGGGCCTCGCCCTCGGCCTCGATCCCGGCCTGACGACGAGCTGCTACGAGCCGGGAGCGGACGGCCGTCCCTGCGGGACGTGCGACGCCTGTCTGCTGCGGGCCGCCGGCTTCGCCGCCGCCGGCGTGACCGATCCCCGGTCCGCGCCGGACCGGTGGCGGTGA
- a CDS encoding polyprenyl synthetase gives MQRSAALRRPDAAVRSGGDSAVARQSLACPGAKPLRERLRAMAADLVAGWKADGVPAMVRAASGLRGLAEPLVRRAGGGPEHVGWTMVTIVSEYWRERIASGPQGRRLILLPDCPAAEPRQPGDDGPPRTCGPSCGIATIWAAARDSGWAVEPTARAVAAIGSLVTGQYDGVLGVARLADLEKAFGMLPAFSLPVAAVPYEPVSPGRPSDGGCAAATAAAAIDVEWVLGLLGVAGPSVPVGDYLPLLREAAGLFSTSALGELSARLRLDGLFPERAADADRLEPLDATAAVAAEFLTRGGKFLRPFITLAAFDAVVADRDRQRDDAGATVPRDAVRAAAVAIEVFHKASLVHDDIEDADRMRYGRPTVHVERGVPAAINVGDYLVGAGYRIIAGLPGISGDCGRDLVAILSDAHVRLARGQGAELWWRDAADKRLSPAEALAIYGLKTSPAFEAAVTIGVRLAGPLGADVGPVDRYALHVGTGFQILNDLKDWAGDLENDRDAAGDLLGGRPTLMWALALERLAAADADRLAELGRAAAAAAAPDEVAAALAEARGLYEQAEVFSRAAAIVAEQRARAAAAVAACRLPRLREVLEFLLDLAVPEDAAAWAGR, from the coding sequence GTGCAACGTTCGGCGGCCCTCAGGCGTCCCGACGCGGCGGTCAGGTCGGGGGGGGACTCGGCAGTCGCGCGGCAATCGCTCGCCTGCCCGGGTGCGAAGCCGCTGCGTGAGCGGCTGCGGGCGATGGCGGCCGATCTTGTCGCGGGCTGGAAGGCCGACGGCGTGCCGGCCATGGTCCGCGCCGCGAGCGGCCTGCGCGGTCTTGCCGAACCGCTCGTGCGTCGTGCCGGCGGCGGTCCGGAGCACGTGGGCTGGACGATGGTCACGATCGTCTCCGAATACTGGCGGGAACGGATCGCCTCCGGCCCGCAGGGGCGGCGACTGATTCTCCTCCCCGACTGCCCGGCGGCGGAGCCACGGCAGCCGGGGGACGATGGTCCGCCCCGGACCTGCGGCCCCAGTTGCGGCATCGCGACCATCTGGGCGGCTGCTCGAGACTCGGGCTGGGCGGTCGAGCCGACGGCGCGGGCCGTGGCGGCGATCGGCTCGCTGGTGACCGGGCAGTACGATGGCGTGCTCGGCGTGGCCCGGCTCGCCGATCTGGAAAAAGCCTTCGGGATGCTGCCGGCATTTTCGCTCCCCGTGGCAGCGGTGCCCTACGAGCCCGTTTCTCCCGGCAGGCCCTCCGACGGGGGGTGTGCCGCGGCCACGGCAGCCGCCGCGATCGACGTGGAATGGGTGCTCGGGCTGCTGGGAGTGGCCGGTCCCAGCGTGCCGGTCGGGGATTACCTGCCGTTGCTTCGCGAGGCGGCGGGCCTGTTCAGCACGTCCGCGCTCGGCGAACTGTCTGCCCGGCTCCGGCTCGACGGGCTTTTTCCCGAGCGGGCGGCGGACGCGGATCGGCTTGAACCGCTCGACGCGACGGCGGCGGTGGCCGCGGAGTTCCTCACGCGCGGCGGCAAGTTTCTCAGGCCGTTCATCACGCTGGCAGCTTTCGACGCCGTGGTTGCAGATCGTGACCGGCAGCGGGACGATGCCGGGGCGACGGTTCCGCGGGACGCGGTCCGGGCCGCGGCGGTCGCCATCGAGGTGTTTCACAAGGCGTCGCTCGTGCACGACGACATCGAGGACGCCGACCGGATGCGGTATGGACGTCCGACGGTGCACGTCGAACGGGGCGTCCCGGCGGCGATCAACGTCGGCGATTACCTCGTCGGTGCCGGCTACCGCATCATCGCCGGCCTGCCGGGCATTTCCGGCGACTGTGGCCGGGACCTCGTCGCCATCCTCTCCGACGCCCACGTGCGGCTGGCCCGTGGACAGGGGGCCGAACTCTGGTGGCGGGATGCGGCGGACAAGCGGCTCAGTCCCGCCGAAGCGCTGGCGATCTACGGACTCAAGACATCACCCGCCTTCGAGGCCGCCGTGACGATCGGCGTGCGACTCGCCGGTCCGCTCGGCGCCGACGTCGGGCCGGTCGATCGGTACGCCCTCCACGTCGGCACCGGGTTCCAGATCCTCAACGACCTCAAGGACTGGGCCGGCGACCTGGAGAACGACCGTGATGCCGCCGGCGACCTGCTGGGCGGGCGGCCGACGCTGATGTGGGCGCTGGCCCTGGAGCGGCTGGCCGCGGCGGATGCCGATCGGCTGGCTGAACTTGGCCGTGCGGCTGCGGCCGCCGCGGCGCCGGACGAGGTCGCGGCTGCGCTCGCGGAGGCACGAGGGCTGTACGAGCAGGCGGAGGTGTTTTCCCGCGCGGCGGCGATCGTGGCCGAGCAGCGGGCGCGGGCGGCGGCGGCCGTCGCCGCCTGCAGGCTGCCGCGGCTGCGCGAAGTTCTCGAATTCCTGCTCGACCTCGCCGTTCCCGAAGACGCGGCCGCCTGGGCGGGGCGTTGA
- the shc-2 gene encoding squalene--hopene cyclase produces the protein MTFTGTKLEECPAGGVGDEAWNSHASSTARGKRLRSMPVGDHAAQREPWPEQAAVAGPIDRVSGWLLARQAHDGHWRGPLEGDTILESEYLLLLAWAGRLDGPEVPGCARRILDQQLPTGGWAIHPDGPVDVSASVKAYLALKLTGHDAESEPLRRARRAIAEAGGPWAVNSFTRFYLALLGQMPYAACPAVPPEIVLLPDCFPASLSGVSAWSRTMIVPLSLMWAFKPVCRVPAARGIAELFSVRDRRGPPAPTDTSPWARFFRGIDRLMKVCEAIGLTPLRARAIQACRRWMLDRFAGSDGLGAIFPPIVWSIIALRAMGCDEDAPEVREAWRQLAGLVEREPDGTTRLEPCRSPVWDTALAVIALTEADAAVGSDALIRPAVDRAVDWLLANEIRTAGDWSRRTTAEPSGWCFEYANHFYPDVDDTAMVVIALASWRDARSAGADGEAAGPDDRPAAVGAAIGRAVRWLEAMQSSDGGWGAFDRDNNCEFLCKVPFADHNAMIDPSSPDLAGRALEAFGKVGLRAGHPAVDRGIAYLRRTQEADGSWYGRWGVNYIYGTWQVLEGLRAVGVPAADPAVVGGGRWLELHQQADGGWGETPESYADRALAGCGDPTASQTAWALAGLVAAGRGGSAAVRCGVAWLIRRQEPDGSWEQREFTGTGFPRVFYLRYHFYPIYFPLLALARCAAAAPALSQERVA, from the coding sequence ATGACGTTCACCGGGACGAAGCTGGAAGAGTGCCCCGCGGGCGGCGTGGGAGACGAGGCCTGGAATTCCCACGCGTCGTCCACCGCGCGGGGCAAGCGGCTGCGGTCGATGCCTGTCGGCGATCACGCCGCACAACGTGAGCCGTGGCCGGAGCAGGCGGCCGTGGCCGGTCCGATCGACCGCGTCTCCGGCTGGTTGCTCGCCAGGCAGGCGCACGACGGCCACTGGCGCGGCCCGCTCGAAGGGGACACGATCCTCGAGAGCGAATACCTGCTGCTGCTTGCCTGGGCCGGCAGGCTCGACGGGCCGGAAGTGCCCGGTTGTGCGCGGCGGATCCTTGACCAACAGCTGCCCACTGGCGGCTGGGCGATTCATCCCGACGGCCCCGTCGACGTGAGCGCGAGCGTCAAGGCCTACCTGGCGCTCAAGCTCACCGGGCATGACGCCGAGTCGGAGCCGCTTCGTCGCGCCCGGCGGGCGATCGCGGAGGCGGGGGGACCATGGGCGGTGAACAGCTTCACCCGCTTCTACCTCGCGCTCCTGGGGCAGATGCCCTATGCCGCGTGTCCGGCCGTGCCGCCGGAGATCGTGCTCCTTCCCGACTGCTTTCCGGCCAGCCTGTCCGGCGTGTCGGCCTGGTCGCGGACGATGATCGTGCCGCTCTCCTTGATGTGGGCCTTCAAGCCCGTCTGTCGCGTGCCCGCTGCCCGGGGCATCGCCGAACTGTTTTCCGTGCGGGACCGACGCGGCCCGCCAGCGCCGACCGACACGAGCCCGTGGGCCCGGTTCTTCCGCGGCATCGACCGGCTCATGAAAGTCTGCGAGGCGATCGGCCTCACCCCGCTGCGTGCCCGGGCGATCCAGGCCTGCCGGCGGTGGATGCTCGACCGGTTCGCGGGGAGCGACGGTCTGGGAGCTATTTTTCCGCCCATCGTCTGGAGCATCATCGCGCTGCGGGCGATGGGGTGCGACGAAGACGCGCCGGAGGTCCGCGAAGCGTGGCGGCAGCTCGCCGGACTCGTCGAGCGGGAGCCCGACGGAACGACGCGCCTCGAGCCCTGCCGATCGCCGGTCTGGGACACGGCGCTGGCGGTGATCGCCCTCACCGAGGCCGACGCCGCGGTCGGCTCCGACGCGCTGATCCGGCCCGCGGTCGATCGGGCGGTCGACTGGCTGCTCGCCAACGAGATCCGCACGGCCGGTGACTGGTCGCGGCGGACGACGGCCGAGCCCTCAGGCTGGTGTTTCGAGTATGCGAATCACTTCTATCCCGACGTCGACGACACGGCGATGGTCGTGATCGCACTTGCCAGCTGGCGCGATGCCCGGTCGGCCGGGGCGGACGGTGAGGCGGCGGGGCCGGACGATCGGCCCGCTGCCGTTGGCGCGGCGATCGGTCGGGCTGTCCGCTGGCTGGAGGCGATGCAGAGTTCCGACGGCGGCTGGGGGGCGTTCGACCGGGACAACAACTGCGAGTTCCTCTGCAAGGTGCCGTTCGCCGATCACAATGCGATGATCGATCCCAGTTCGCCCGACCTCGCCGGTCGGGCGCTGGAGGCCTTCGGCAAGGTCGGGCTCCGGGCCGGCCATCCGGCCGTTGATCGGGGCATCGCCTACCTGCGCCGCACGCAGGAGGCCGACGGCTCGTGGTACGGCCGCTGGGGCGTCAACTACATCTACGGGACCTGGCAGGTGCTGGAGGGCCTGCGGGCGGTCGGCGTGCCGGCCGCCGATCCCGCCGTCGTCGGCGGGGGCCGCTGGCTGGAACTCCACCAGCAGGCCGATGGCGGCTGGGGGGAGACGCCCGAAAGTTACGCCGACCGGGCGCTGGCCGGCTGCGGCGATCCGACGGCGTCACAGACTGCCTGGGCCCTGGCCGGGCTCGTGGCCGCCGGCCGCGGTGGGTCCGCTGCGGTCCGCTGCGGCGTGGCCTGGCTCATCCGCCGGCAGGAGCCGGACGGATCATGGGAGCAGCGCGAGTTCACCGGCACCGGATTTCCGCGGGTCTTCTACCTCCGCTACCACTTCTACCCGATCTACTTTCCGCTCCTGGCGCTGGCCCGCTGTGCGGCGGCGGCGCCGGCGCTGTCCCAGGAGCGCGTCGCATGA